A region of Oncorhynchus masou masou isolate Uvic2021 chromosome 29, UVic_Omas_1.1, whole genome shotgun sequence DNA encodes the following proteins:
- the LOC135520718 gene encoding sugar transporter SWEET1-like isoform X1, producing the protein MEFLQFLSWACIVFTVGMFSTGLTDLKKMRASKSADNVQFLPFLTTCLNNLGWLYYGILKTDGTLVLVNTIGACLQSLYILSYCHYTNDKRRVTSQTLLAGGVVCGGWLYFSVVLPQGESQLAQLGLTCSLFTISMYLSPLADLMEIVRTGSVERLSFSLTVATFLTSTSWTLYGLQLQDYYIMVPNTPGIVTSLIRFFLFWRFASVNQGVPSYKLIEI; encoded by the exons gacgGACCTGAAGAAGATGAGAGCTTCCAAAAGTGCAGATAACGTCCagttcctccccttcctcaccacaTGCCTCAA TAACCTGGGCTGGCTGTATTATGGGATACTGAAGACGGATGGGACTCTGGTCCTGGTTAACACCATAGGAGCCTGTCTACAGTCCCTCTACATCCTCTCCTACTGCCACTACACCAACGACAAG AGGCGAGTGACCTCTCAGACATTACTAGCAGGAGGAGTGGTCTGTGGAGGCTGGCTGTACTTCAGTGTTGTCCTGCCTCAGGGAGAGTCTCAGCTGGCCCAGCTCGGTCTCACCTGCAGCCTGTTCACTATCAGCATGTACCTGAGTCCACTCGCTGACCTG ATGGAGATAGTGCGTACTGGTAGTGTGGAGCGTTTGTCCTTCTCTTTGACTGTAGCTACCTTCCTCACCTCAACATCCTGGACGCTCTATGGACTACAGCTGCAAGACTACTATATCATG GTTCCAAACACGCCAGGCATTGTGACCAGTCTCATCCGGTTCTTTCTGTTCTGGAGATTTGCATCTGTCAATCAAGGCGTGCCATCCTATAAGCTCATCGAAATCTAA